From one Lycium ferocissimum isolate CSIRO_LF1 chromosome 5, AGI_CSIRO_Lferr_CH_V1, whole genome shotgun sequence genomic stretch:
- the LOC132056132 gene encoding serine protease inhibitor 1-like, producing MRKCLFLLSLCLLPFVAFSSTFTSENPIKLPTTTTTTSSANNNLVRVEDWHGATLDIHGSYRIVSDEWGALGGDVYLGPLPNSAAPCPDGVLKYNFSGQARGTPVRFIKTDNNRPIFIFENQDVNIQFVTRTCVNYTVWKVGHNDASLGVRFLETGGTIGQEDSSWFRIFRPPQGPRRRYFLMHCPGPFACPSCPIDRCRAVWVVLQNGRRRLALVNDPSAPSQQLRFRLRVYFNSR from the coding sequence ATGAGGAAGTGTTTATTCCTCTTATCTCTCTGTTTGCTTCCATTTGTTGCCTTTTCATCAACTTTCACTTCCGAAAATCCTATTAAACTACccactactactactactacttctTCTGCTAATAACAATTTAGTACGAGTAGAAGACTGGCACGGTGCAACACTTGATATTCATGGAAGTTACCGCATCGTTTCCGATGAATGGGGTGCCCTAGGTGGTGATGTGTACCTAGGTCCCCTCCCAAATTCAGCTGCCCCTTGTCCTGACGGAGTGTTAAAGTACAACTTCTCTGGCCAAGCTAGAGGTACACCCGTCAGATTCATCAAGACTGATAATAATAGACCTATatttatctttgaaaaccaaGATGTTAACATCCAGTTCGTTACGAGAACGTGTGTGAATTATACAGTTTGGAAAGTCGGACACAACGATGCCTCTCTAGGGGTGAGGTTTTTGGAGACTGGTGGAACCATAGGCCAAGAAGATAGTAGTTGGTTCAGGATTTTTAGACCACCACAAGGGCCACGCAGGCGGTACTTCTTAATGCATTGCCCTGGTCCCTTTGCTTGTCCATCTTGCCCTATTGATCGTTGTCGAGCAGTGTGGGTGGTTCTCCAAAATGGAAGGAGGCGTTTAGCTCTCGTGAACGACCCAAGTGCGCCTTCTCAACAACTCCGTTTCCGTCTTCGTGTGTACTTCAACAGCAGATAA
- the LOC132056135 gene encoding serine protease inhibitor 5-like, which yields MSSLNMTKCLFLLSLCLLPFVAFSSTFTSENPIDLPTATSAKLVVDRNGKALDPRASYRIVSIFRGALGGDVYLGASPKSTSHFNCLDGVFRYNSDVGPSGTPVEFIKSDHTGPGIFENQDINIKFLTATTRLCVNYTTWKVGDYDVSLGARLLQTGGTTGQQDSSWFKIVKTQGAWGYHLLYCPGPLVCPSCPVDQCQTVGQVIQNRKKRLALVKDQRLRVLFQKV from the coding sequence ATGAGTAGCTTAAACATGACGAAGTGCTTATTCCTCTTATCTCTCTGTTTGCTTCCATTTGTTGCCTTTTCATCAACTTTCACTTCCGAAAATCCCATTGACTTACCCACTGCTACTTCTGCTAAGTTAGTAGTAGACAGGAACGGTAAAGCACTTGATCCTCGTGCAAGTTACCGCATCGTTTCCATTTTTAGGGGTGCCCTAGGTGGTGATGTCTACCTAGGCGCCTCCCCAAAATCAACTTCCCATTTTAATTGTCTTGACGGCGTGTTTCGTTACAACTCCGATGTCGGACCTAGTGGTACACCCGTTGAATTCATTAAGTCTGATCATACCGGACCAGGTATCTTTGAAAACCAAGACATTAACATCAAATTTCTCACTGCAACTACGAGACTGTGTGTTAATTATACAACTTGGAAAGTCGGGGACTATGATGTATCTCTAGGGGCGAGATTGTTGCAGACTGGTGGAACCACAGGCCAACAGGATAGTAGCTGGTTCAAGATAGTGAAAACACAAGGGGCATGGGGTTACCACTTACTCTACTGTCCAGGTCCCTTGGTTTGTCCATCTTGCCCTGTAGATCAGTGTCAAACAGTGGGGCAAGTTATCCAAAACAGAAAGAAGCGTTTGGCTCTCGTAAAAGACCAGCGTCTTCGTGTGCTATTCCAAAAAGTCTAG